One segment of Penaeus vannamei isolate JL-2024 chromosome 3, ASM4276789v1, whole genome shotgun sequence DNA contains the following:
- the LOC113809605 gene encoding inositol-tetrakisphosphate 1-kinase-like isoform X5, with protein MLHKLTALYAQALSNDPKALLAIKRVEKYISENPKTFIMDPIPGVCQLLQRDQTYHLLQQCTKEDDKVFTPTYAKLTTTDIQLNKKLLTEASVTFPMVCKPVTGGGTKEAHEMDVVFNEAGIAECTLPCIAQSFINHGAVLYKLFVLGPVWFVVVRPSLKNFYAGEQETVHFNSHHVSKENSQSPLNQLDPGDEKEDLPKADPAVFNRIVTVLRDELKMDLLGIDVVIESSTGRYGIIDVNAFPSYDSVPNLMKHLVDLLIMRMEPVSRIPENSQTSGLLASPELPQEDSGVDTG; from the exons ATGCTGCACAAGCTGACTGCTCTCTATGCTCAAGCTCTTAGTAATGACCCAAAG GCTCTACTTGCAATTAAGAGGGTTGAAAAGTACATTAGTGAAAATCCCAAAACCTTCATAATGGATCCCATTCCTGGTGTTTGTCAGCTCCTCCAAAGGGACCAGACTTACCATCTTCTGCAACAGTGCACCAAGGAGGATG ATAAAGTTTTCACTCCTACTTATGCCAAGCTGACAACCACAGATATTCAGTTAAACAAAAAACTCCTCACTGAGGCCAGTGTTACTTTCCCAATGg TTTGTAAGCCGGTTACTGGAGGGGGAACTAAGGAAGCCCATGAG ATGGATGTGGTATTTAATGAGGCTGGCATTGCTGAGTGCACTTTGCCTTGCATTGCCCAGTCTTTTATCAACCATGGAGCAGTTCTGTACAAATTGTTTGTATTGGGACCTGTTTGGTTTGTGGTGGTTCGTCCATCACTGAAAAACTTCTATGCAGGAG AGCAAGAGACCGTTCACTTCAACTCGCATCATGTGTCAAAAGAAAATTCACAATCTCCACTGAACCAGTTAGACCCAGGTGATGAGAAGGAAGATCTGCCAAAAGCAGACCCAGCTGTATTTAACAG GATTGTGACAGTTCTTCGTGATGAGCTGAAGATGGATCTTCTTGGTATAGATGTTGTTATTGAGAGCAGTACTGGCAGATATGGAATTATTGATGTTAATGCATTCCCAA GTTATGATTCAGTGCCGAACTTAATGAAGCACTTGGTGGACCTCTTAATCATGAGGATGGAGCCGGTTTCAAGGATACCTGAAAACAGCCAGACGTCAGGTCTTCTTGCATCACCAGAGTTACCTCAGGAAGATTCTGGTGTCGATACGGGATAG
- the LOC113809605 gene encoding inositol-tetrakisphosphate 1-kinase-like isoform X2: MEIPVTKPAKRVVGYWFNEKKCQKFRLAELQAECKRRGIELVKIDLSRPIEDQGPFDLMLHKLTALYAQALSNDPKALLAIKRVEKYISENPKTFIMDPIPGVCQLLQRDQTYHLLQQCTKEDDKVFTPTYAKLTTTDIQLNKKLLTEASVTFPMVCKPVTGGGTKEAHEMDVVFNEAGIAECTLPCIAQSFINHGAVLYKLFVLGPVWFVVVRPSLKNFYAGEQETVHFNSHHVSKENSQSPLNQLDPGDEKEDLPKADPAVFNRIVTVLRDELKMDLLGIDVVIESSTGRYGIIDVNAFPSYDSVPNLMKHLVDLLIMRMEPVSRIPENSQTSGLLASPELPQEDSGVDTG, from the exons ATGGAGATACCTGTAACCAAACCCGCCAAAAGAGTTGTTGGTTATTGGTTCAATGAGAAGAAATGTCAGAAGTTCAGATTGGCAGAGTTGCAGGCAGAATGCAA ACGGCGGGGAATTGAACTTGTAAAG ATTGATTTGAGCCGCCCTATCGAAGATCAAGGCCCCTTCGACCTCATGCTGCACAAGCTGACTGCTCTCTATGCTCAAGCTCTTAGTAATGACCCAAAG GCTCTACTTGCAATTAAGAGGGTTGAAAAGTACATTAGTGAAAATCCCAAAACCTTCATAATGGATCCCATTCCTGGTGTTTGTCAGCTCCTCCAAAGGGACCAGACTTACCATCTTCTGCAACAGTGCACCAAGGAGGATG ATAAAGTTTTCACTCCTACTTATGCCAAGCTGACAACCACAGATATTCAGTTAAACAAAAAACTCCTCACTGAGGCCAGTGTTACTTTCCCAATGg TTTGTAAGCCGGTTACTGGAGGGGGAACTAAGGAAGCCCATGAG ATGGATGTGGTATTTAATGAGGCTGGCATTGCTGAGTGCACTTTGCCTTGCATTGCCCAGTCTTTTATCAACCATGGAGCAGTTCTGTACAAATTGTTTGTATTGGGACCTGTTTGGTTTGTGGTGGTTCGTCCATCACTGAAAAACTTCTATGCAGGAG AGCAAGAGACCGTTCACTTCAACTCGCATCATGTGTCAAAAGAAAATTCACAATCTCCACTGAACCAGTTAGACCCAGGTGATGAGAAGGAAGATCTGCCAAAAGCAGACCCAGCTGTATTTAACAG GATTGTGACAGTTCTTCGTGATGAGCTGAAGATGGATCTTCTTGGTATAGATGTTGTTATTGAGAGCAGTACTGGCAGATATGGAATTATTGATGTTAATGCATTCCCAA GTTATGATTCAGTGCCGAACTTAATGAAGCACTTGGTGGACCTCTTAATCATGAGGATGGAGCCGGTTTCAAGGATACCTGAAAACAGCCAGACGTCAGGTCTTCTTGCATCACCAGAGTTACCTCAGGAAGATTCTGGTGTCGATACGGGATAG
- the LOC113809605 gene encoding inositol-tetrakisphosphate 1-kinase-like isoform X3, with translation MSEVQIGRVAGRMQIDLSRPIEDQGPFDLMLHKLTALYAQALSNDPKALLAIKRVEKYISENPKTFIMDPIPGVCQLLQRDQTYHLLQQCTKEDDKVFTPTYAKLTTTDIQLNKKLLTEASVTFPMVCKPVTGGGTKEAHEMDVVFNEAGIAECTLPCIAQSFINHGAVLYKLFVLGPVWFVVVRPSLKNFYAGVDGCYGINKLAEQETVHFNSHHVSKENSQSPLNQLDPGDEKEDLPKADPAVFNRIVTVLRDELKMDLLGIDVVIESSTGRYGIIDVNAFPSYDSVPNLMKHLVDLLIMRMEPVSRIPENSQTSGLLASPELPQEDSGVDTG, from the exons ATGTCAGAAGTTCAGATTGGCAGAGTTGCAGGCAGAATGCAA ATTGATTTGAGCCGCCCTATCGAAGATCAAGGCCCCTTCGACCTCATGCTGCACAAGCTGACTGCTCTCTATGCTCAAGCTCTTAGTAATGACCCAAAG GCTCTACTTGCAATTAAGAGGGTTGAAAAGTACATTAGTGAAAATCCCAAAACCTTCATAATGGATCCCATTCCTGGTGTTTGTCAGCTCCTCCAAAGGGACCAGACTTACCATCTTCTGCAACAGTGCACCAAGGAGGATG ATAAAGTTTTCACTCCTACTTATGCCAAGCTGACAACCACAGATATTCAGTTAAACAAAAAACTCCTCACTGAGGCCAGTGTTACTTTCCCAATGg TTTGTAAGCCGGTTACTGGAGGGGGAACTAAGGAAGCCCATGAG ATGGATGTGGTATTTAATGAGGCTGGCATTGCTGAGTGCACTTTGCCTTGCATTGCCCAGTCTTTTATCAACCATGGAGCAGTTCTGTACAAATTGTTTGTATTGGGACCTGTTTGGTTTGTGGTGGTTCGTCCATCACTGAAAAACTTCTATGCAGGAG tTGATGGTTGCTATGGTATTAACAAGCTTGCAG AGCAAGAGACCGTTCACTTCAACTCGCATCATGTGTCAAAAGAAAATTCACAATCTCCACTGAACCAGTTAGACCCAGGTGATGAGAAGGAAGATCTGCCAAAAGCAGACCCAGCTGTATTTAACAG GATTGTGACAGTTCTTCGTGATGAGCTGAAGATGGATCTTCTTGGTATAGATGTTGTTATTGAGAGCAGTACTGGCAGATATGGAATTATTGATGTTAATGCATTCCCAA GTTATGATTCAGTGCCGAACTTAATGAAGCACTTGGTGGACCTCTTAATCATGAGGATGGAGCCGGTTTCAAGGATACCTGAAAACAGCCAGACGTCAGGTCTTCTTGCATCACCAGAGTTACCTCAGGAAGATTCTGGTGTCGATACGGGATAG
- the LOC113809605 gene encoding inositol-tetrakisphosphate 1-kinase-like isoform X1 — MEIPVTKPAKRVVGYWFNEKKCQKFRLAELQAECKRRGIELVKIDLSRPIEDQGPFDLMLHKLTALYAQALSNDPKALLAIKRVEKYISENPKTFIMDPIPGVCQLLQRDQTYHLLQQCTKEDDKVFTPTYAKLTTTDIQLNKKLLTEASVTFPMVCKPVTGGGTKEAHEMDVVFNEAGIAECTLPCIAQSFINHGAVLYKLFVLGPVWFVVVRPSLKNFYAGVDGCYGINKLAEQETVHFNSHHVSKENSQSPLNQLDPGDEKEDLPKADPAVFNRIVTVLRDELKMDLLGIDVVIESSTGRYGIIDVNAFPSYDSVPNLMKHLVDLLIMRMEPVSRIPENSQTSGLLASPELPQEDSGVDTG; from the exons ATGGAGATACCTGTAACCAAACCCGCCAAAAGAGTTGTTGGTTATTGGTTCAATGAGAAGAAATGTCAGAAGTTCAGATTGGCAGAGTTGCAGGCAGAATGCAA ACGGCGGGGAATTGAACTTGTAAAG ATTGATTTGAGCCGCCCTATCGAAGATCAAGGCCCCTTCGACCTCATGCTGCACAAGCTGACTGCTCTCTATGCTCAAGCTCTTAGTAATGACCCAAAG GCTCTACTTGCAATTAAGAGGGTTGAAAAGTACATTAGTGAAAATCCCAAAACCTTCATAATGGATCCCATTCCTGGTGTTTGTCAGCTCCTCCAAAGGGACCAGACTTACCATCTTCTGCAACAGTGCACCAAGGAGGATG ATAAAGTTTTCACTCCTACTTATGCCAAGCTGACAACCACAGATATTCAGTTAAACAAAAAACTCCTCACTGAGGCCAGTGTTACTTTCCCAATGg TTTGTAAGCCGGTTACTGGAGGGGGAACTAAGGAAGCCCATGAG ATGGATGTGGTATTTAATGAGGCTGGCATTGCTGAGTGCACTTTGCCTTGCATTGCCCAGTCTTTTATCAACCATGGAGCAGTTCTGTACAAATTGTTTGTATTGGGACCTGTTTGGTTTGTGGTGGTTCGTCCATCACTGAAAAACTTCTATGCAGGAG tTGATGGTTGCTATGGTATTAACAAGCTTGCAG AGCAAGAGACCGTTCACTTCAACTCGCATCATGTGTCAAAAGAAAATTCACAATCTCCACTGAACCAGTTAGACCCAGGTGATGAGAAGGAAGATCTGCCAAAAGCAGACCCAGCTGTATTTAACAG GATTGTGACAGTTCTTCGTGATGAGCTGAAGATGGATCTTCTTGGTATAGATGTTGTTATTGAGAGCAGTACTGGCAGATATGGAATTATTGATGTTAATGCATTCCCAA GTTATGATTCAGTGCCGAACTTAATGAAGCACTTGGTGGACCTCTTAATCATGAGGATGGAGCCGGTTTCAAGGATACCTGAAAACAGCCAGACGTCAGGTCTTCTTGCATCACCAGAGTTACCTCAGGAAGATTCTGGTGTCGATACGGGATAG
- the LOC113809605 gene encoding inositol-tetrakisphosphate 1-kinase-like isoform X4, which translates to MLHKLTALYAQALSNDPKALLAIKRVEKYISENPKTFIMDPIPGVCQLLQRDQTYHLLQQCTKEDDKVFTPTYAKLTTTDIQLNKKLLTEASVTFPMVCKPVTGGGTKEAHEMDVVFNEAGIAECTLPCIAQSFINHGAVLYKLFVLGPVWFVVVRPSLKNFYAGVDGCYGINKLAEQETVHFNSHHVSKENSQSPLNQLDPGDEKEDLPKADPAVFNRIVTVLRDELKMDLLGIDVVIESSTGRYGIIDVNAFPSYDSVPNLMKHLVDLLIMRMEPVSRIPENSQTSGLLASPELPQEDSGVDTG; encoded by the exons ATGCTGCACAAGCTGACTGCTCTCTATGCTCAAGCTCTTAGTAATGACCCAAAG GCTCTACTTGCAATTAAGAGGGTTGAAAAGTACATTAGTGAAAATCCCAAAACCTTCATAATGGATCCCATTCCTGGTGTTTGTCAGCTCCTCCAAAGGGACCAGACTTACCATCTTCTGCAACAGTGCACCAAGGAGGATG ATAAAGTTTTCACTCCTACTTATGCCAAGCTGACAACCACAGATATTCAGTTAAACAAAAAACTCCTCACTGAGGCCAGTGTTACTTTCCCAATGg TTTGTAAGCCGGTTACTGGAGGGGGAACTAAGGAAGCCCATGAG ATGGATGTGGTATTTAATGAGGCTGGCATTGCTGAGTGCACTTTGCCTTGCATTGCCCAGTCTTTTATCAACCATGGAGCAGTTCTGTACAAATTGTTTGTATTGGGACCTGTTTGGTTTGTGGTGGTTCGTCCATCACTGAAAAACTTCTATGCAGGAG tTGATGGTTGCTATGGTATTAACAAGCTTGCAG AGCAAGAGACCGTTCACTTCAACTCGCATCATGTGTCAAAAGAAAATTCACAATCTCCACTGAACCAGTTAGACCCAGGTGATGAGAAGGAAGATCTGCCAAAAGCAGACCCAGCTGTATTTAACAG GATTGTGACAGTTCTTCGTGATGAGCTGAAGATGGATCTTCTTGGTATAGATGTTGTTATTGAGAGCAGTACTGGCAGATATGGAATTATTGATGTTAATGCATTCCCAA GTTATGATTCAGTGCCGAACTTAATGAAGCACTTGGTGGACCTCTTAATCATGAGGATGGAGCCGGTTTCAAGGATACCTGAAAACAGCCAGACGTCAGGTCTTCTTGCATCACCAGAGTTACCTCAGGAAGATTCTGGTGTCGATACGGGATAG